A part of Ictalurus furcatus strain D&B chromosome 8, Billie_1.0, whole genome shotgun sequence genomic DNA contains:
- the cav2 gene encoding caveolin-2, giving the protein MGLEKETAETCVFLDENVFHSTIEPILQKKKQKARAPLPDRDPRDISAHLKVDFKDVIAEPSSVHSLDSVWIGSHALFELMKFAFYRVLTTLLAIPMAFVAGLVFATLSCIHIWVVMPLVQSCMMTLPSVQVIWSSLMDMFVRPLFHSFGRCLSSINGKSCKPDVL; this is encoded by the exons ATGGGACTCGAAAAAGAGACAGCAGAGACGTGCGTCTTCTTGGATGAAAATGTGTTTCACAGCACGATTGAGCCCATTcttcagaaaaagaaacagaaagcgCGCGCGCCGCTACCGGACCGGGACCCTCGAGACATTAGCGCGCACTTAAAG GTAGACTTCAAGGACGTGATCGCCGAACCCAGCTCCGTACACAGCCTGGACTCGGTGTGGATCGGCAGCCATGCGCTTTTCGAGCTCATGAAGTTCGCCTTTTACCGGGTCTTGACGACGCTGCTCGCGATCCCGATGGCCTTTGTGGCAGGACTTGTTTTCGCCACCCTCAGCTGCATACATATTTG GGTGGTGATGCCACTGGTGCAGAGCTGCATGATGACATTGCCCTCCGTCCAGGTGATCTGGTCCAGCCTGATGGACATGTTTGTGAGGCCGTTGTTCCACAGCTTCGGCAGGTGTCTGTCTTCCATCAACGGCAAGAGCTGCAAACCTGACGTGCTGTAA